Proteins encoded together in one Amblyomma americanum isolate KBUSLIRL-KWMA chromosome 1, ASM5285725v1, whole genome shotgun sequence window:
- the LOC144109904 gene encoding uncharacterized protein LOC144109904, producing MPYSARTSSGQHCVVVGCGNNQRKRKNIADSTCAKHAVSRSQCGCDMFMLHRFPVDPELNRQWTSLVNRKDFAPTTNSRVCSLHFVDGKRTEQNPLPMLNLGYERKVIHGRRRLMRDDRGPPPVKRKRQESPSDKSEASDAVQQTPPHNVVCIGHHSVSLPFSHGLSVSMHALIVPLLLKLNCSHLLLSFTGYQ from the exons ATGCCGTACTCGGCGCGAACTTCATCTGGTCAGCACTGCGTAGTCGTCGGCTGTGGCAACAACCAGCGTAAAAGGAAAAACATCGCCGATAGCACTTGCGCCAAGCATGCTGTGTCCAGGTCTCAGTGCGGGTGTGACATGTTCATGTTGCACCGCTTTCCCGTCGACCCCGAGTTGAATCGTCAGTGGACGTCGCTGGTTAACAGAAAGGACTTTGCCCCGACTACAAACTCGCGCGTCTGTTCTCTGCATTTCGTCGATGGCAAGCGAACGGAGCAAAACCCACTGCCCATGCTGAATCTCGGCTACGAGCGAAAG GTCATTCACGGCCGCAGACGCCTGATGCGCGATGACCGTGGTCCACCACCTGTCAAACGAAAG AGACAAGAAAGCCCAAGTGACAAGTCCGAAGCATCTGATGCAGTTCAGCAGACGCCACCGCAcaat GTTGTTTGTATTGGACATCACTCGGTCAGCCTACCTTTCAGCCACGGATTGAGTGTAAGTATGCATGCTCTCATCGTTCCTTTGTTGCTGAAGCTAAATTGCAGCCATCTGTTACTTTCTTTCACAGGTTATCAGTAA